The following coding sequences lie in one Trypanosoma brucei gambiense DAL972 chromosome 7, complete sequence genomic window:
- a CDS encoding phosphoprotein lepp12, with amino-acid sequence MGKQKKRLPKQKRKVPMAERSRKLTKKGKLKRRRGDLKMVHNLDVSFPVKQKKGGKWVRTGERRCNVHTVCNCVNRTDPTKMARVTNR; translated from the coding sequence ATgggaaaacagaagaagcGGCTTCCAAAGCAAAAGCGGAAAGTCCCTATGGCAGAGCGCTCCCGTAAgctaacaaaaaagggaaaacttaAACGCCGACGCGGTGACCTGAAAATGGTCCACAATCTCGATGTCAGTTTCCCcgtgaagcaaaagaaaggtgGAAAGTGGGTGAGAACGGGTGAGCGCCGCTGCAACGTACACACGGTTTGCAATTGTGTTAACCGCACGGATCCCACCAAAATGGCACGAGTGACGAATCGTTGA
- a CDS encoding T. brucei spp.-specific protein gives MILIYYVYLSFLLFGSVLGRTALTENDGDEAVCELIKQLNGVPWDAVDSMKVHVRRNATVASQSGAIAEMEVRKAYAAVLRAASSQSAEAIEVVLAAFNKVRTAIVLCNEEIQRVRGLWSQFKDAAVRVVRCAEVANGYLKHLVDGTEVSFRQHVTDKCNKRERKNVTADSLEDAMQRALPFVKDPTIRANLTETEKLLRELEGIVGAASEARQGAAQQVPMAVAAGNEAAKVAISGLQPPPGPKPGPEPGPTPPPPPVPPERNEKPFYIILFSSIVLMVIVLFVLGSMALKQFCRTICYHKRIASGFSERELQAFADS, from the coding sequence ATGATCTTGATTTATTACGTATATCTTAGCTTCCTCTTGTTTGGGAGTGTGCTTGGGAGGACGGCACTCACCGAGAATGACGGTGACGAGGCCGTGTGTGAATTAATCAAACAATTGAATGGAGTGCCGTGGGATGCTGTTGATTCTATGAAGGTGCATGTGCGCCGAAACGCCACTGTGGCGTCACAAAGCGGGGCAATAGCGGAGATGGAAGTACGAAAGGCCTACGCCGCCGTGCTGCGGGCGGCATCCTCACAGTCAGCTGAAGCTATTGAAGTTGTTTTGGCCGCGTTTAACAAAGTAAGAACTGCAATCGTTCTGTGTAACGAAGAAATCCAAAGGGTCCGAGGACTGTGGTCGCAGTTCAAGGATGCCGCAGTGCGTGTTGTGCGGTGCGCTGAGGTGGCGAACGGGTATCTCAAGCACTTAGTGGATGGTACGGAGGTTTCGTTTAGGCAGCACGTCACTGACAAATGTAacaagagggagagaaagaacgTCACAGCAGACTCGCTGGAGGACGCCATGCAACGGGCGCTACCGTTTGTGAAAGACCCCACCATACGGGCGAACCTCACCGAGACTGAGAAATTATTACGGGAGTTGGAGGGTATTGTCGGCGCCGCGAGTGAGGCCCGCCAGGGAGCAGCGCAGCAGGTACCGATGGCAGTGGCGGCAGGAAATGAAGCGGCTAAGGTTGCCATTTCGGGGTTACAACCTCCACCTGGGCCAAAACCAGGACCAGAACCCGGCCCTACGCCACCACCGCCCCCGGTCCCACCGGAAAGGAATGAGAAACCCTTCTACATTATTCTCTTCAGTTCCATAGTGTTGATGGTCATTGTGTTGTTTGTTCTGGGGTCAATGGCGTTGAAGCAGTTTTGTAGGACAATATGCTACCACAAACGTATTGCATCGGGTTTCAGTGAGCGGGAGCTTCAAGCTTTCGCGGACTCTTGA